One part of the Leucoraja erinacea ecotype New England unplaced genomic scaffold, Leri_hhj_1 Leri_89S, whole genome shotgun sequence genome encodes these proteins:
- the LOC129695002 gene encoding tubulin alpha chain-like, giving the protein MGNACWELYCLEHGIQPDGQMGSEKGLGSGDDSYTTFFSQTGAGKHVPRAVFVDLEPTVIDEVRTGTYRQLFHPEQLITGKEDAANNYARGHYTIGKELIDSVLDRIRKLADQCTGLQGFLVFHSFGGGTGSGFTSLLMERLSVDFGKKSKLEFAIYPAPQISTAVVEPYNSILTTHTTLEHSDCAFMVDNEAIYDICRRNLDIERPSYTNLNRLLSQIVSSITASLRFDGALNVDLTEFQTNLVPYPRIHFPLATYAPVISAEKAYHEQLTVAEITNACFEPANQMVKCDPRHGKYMACCLLYRGDVVPKDVNVAIGAIKTKRTIQFVDWCPTGFKVGINYQPPTAVPGGDLAKVQRAVCMLSNTTAIAEAWARLDHKFDLMYAKRAFVHWYVGEGMEEGEFSEAREDMAALEKDYEEVGIDSFEGDEEGEEEF; this is encoded by the exons ATGGGCAATGCATGCTGGGAGCTATACTGCTTGGAGCATGGCATCCAGCCCGATGGCCAGATGGGCTCTGAAAAGGGCCTTGGCAGTGGTGATGACTCCTACACCACATTCTTCAGCCAGACGGGGGCCGGCAAACACGTTCCCAGGGCAGTGTTCGTGGACCTGGAGCCCACCGTGATAG ATGAGGTCCGCACTGGTACATATCGCCAGCTGTTCCACCCCGAGCAGCTCATCACCGGCAAGGAAGATGCCGCCAACAACTATGCCCGTGGGCACTACACCATTGGCAAGGAGCTCATCGACTCTGTTCTGGATAGAATACGCAAACTG GCTGATCAGTGTACAGGACTCCAGGGTTTCCTGGTCTTCCACAGCTTTGGTGGAGGCACTGGTTCCGGTTTCACTTCCCTGCTGATGGAACGTCTCTCCGTCGACTTTGGCAAGAAGTCCAAACTAGAGTTTGCCATCTACCCAGCTCCTCAGATCTCCACTGCAGTGGTGGAGCCCTACAACTCCATCctgaccacccacaccaccctggagcACTCAGACTGCGCCTTCATGGTGGACAATGAAGCCATCTACGACATCTGCCGCAGAAACCTGGACATTGAGCGCCCATCTTACACCAACCTTAACCGCCTCCTTAGTCAGATTGTGTCCTCCATCACAGCCTCCCTTCGCTTTGATGGTGCCTTGAATGTTGATCTGACAGAGTTCCAGACCAACTTAGTCCCATACCCGCGCATCCACTTCCCTCTGGCCACCTACGCCCCGGTCATCTCGGCCGAGAAGGCTTACCACGAACAATTGACCGTGGCCGAGATCACCAATGCTTGCTTTGAGCCGGCCAACCAGATGGTTAAGTGTGACCCTCGCCATGGCAAGTACATGGCTTGTTGTCTGCTTTACCGCGGTGACGTGGTGCCGAAAGACGTCAACGTTGCCATTGGTGCCATCAAGACCAAACGTACCATCCAGTTTGTGGACTGGTGCCCGACTGGGTTCAAGGTTGGCATCAACTACCAGCCTCCCACTGCGGTGCCTGGTGGTGACCTGGCCAAGGTGCAGCGTGCAGTGTGTATGCTGAGCAACACCACTGCCATCGCTGAGGCTTGGGCACGGCTCGACCACAAGTTTGACCTGATGTACGCCAAGCGCGCCTTCGTGCACTGGTacgtgggggagggaatggaggagggagagttcTCCGAGGCCCGTGAAGACATGGCAGCCTTGGAGAAGGATTACGAGGAAGTTGGCATTGACTCGTTTGAGGGTGATGAAGAGGGTGAGGAAGAGTTTTAA